The DNA region GGTAAGGGTATCCGTGCCCGCGGAGCTCGACGCCGCGGTGTACCGGATGGAATTGCTGGCGACAATTGCGGTACCCAGGCCGGGCGCCTTATCGATGCCAACAAGTTCCACCGAGTCGCCGTCCGGATCAATGCCATCCAACGGGACGTCAATATTGGTCGAGGTACCCGCGATGACACGGCCTGTGAGCGGCTTCGGCACTGGTGCTTGGTTGTGCCCGGGATCGGCCGGCAAGACTTGGATGTTCACTGCGGCAGAACCGAATTGCGGCGAACCCGAATCGATGCTGTTTGCCACCCGGTAAATCGCAGTAAAAGTTCCTGGTTGGTCCCCAGCTATAAATCGCAACCGATCTTGATCCACAAACATCGTGCCGCTGCTGGGCGCGGTAACTATTTGCAACATCTTCAGCGGTTGACCATTAGGATCTGAGTCGTGGGCAAGCACCGGGATGTTCACAATGTCACCGACCCGGACCACAGCTTCATCCGGCAGCACTGTTGGCGGCGCTAACTTTGATGGCCGAGGAATCGGCGTAACAGCAATCTAGCCAACACTGGTGCCATAGGCGTTCGCGACCGTGTAATTGATCTCTACCGGTGAGATGATGCCGGGCTGGTCAACAATCTTGACTACGTTGTGCTCTAAAACTGTTGCTGTTACTGCGGCACCATTCGGCACGCTCACCGATTTGACCACTAGTACGCCGCCGCTTGGATCGGTGTCCTTGCCTAAAACATCCACGAGGGTACTGCCACCAGCGGGCAGTTGCGCAACATCCTTTACCGCGATGGGCGGGCTTTGTTCTTGAGACTGAGCTACTTCAATACGGATCAAACCAGTAGAACTCTGCGGTCCATTGCTCACTTGGTAGGTCAAGTACACCGCACCTGCCGAATTGCTCTTGAACGTGAAGAAACTACTGTCCTGAATGTCGGACATTTCGGCAGTATTAGTCCGCTCGACTTGCGCTAAACGCAGCTCTTGCCCAGAGGGGTCGACGTCGTTCTTCAAAGGTGCGATTGAGATCTCTTGGCCCACGACGGCGCGAAAATAATCGGCGTTGGCGATTGGTGGCACCGATCCGACTGGCTTAATGACAATTTTGATCTGCTTGGAGGTAACTGCCCGGCCGTCTGAAACCTGAACGGTTAGAGTTTTTTGTCCGGGAGCCTCGCTGTTGTCTGCATAGACCAGCTGACCATCCGGTGTGGTCTTGATCTGGGCGCTATTGTCATCCGAGACCGCGCTGGAAAGGTAGATGTCGTCGCCGTCGGGATCACGCCAATCAGTCAAAATATTCTGCGAAATCGACTTACCCTGCTCAACCACCAACGTAGTTTCACGCAACTGTTTCGGCGGATTATTCTCCGAATCAGGCACCACCCTAATCGCTACCGGAGCAGACGCCGAACCATTACGACCATCATCAGCCGTATACGCAAACTGCGCACTACCAATCGTCGTCCCCGCCGGCACACTCAACTGCAAACCCGTACCACCATAAACCGTCTGCAACTGACCAATAGCCGGCTGCTCCGACGGCGGCACCACCGTCAAAACATCACCATCCGGATCAGAATCATTAAACAAAACCGGCGACAACGTCGTCCTACCAGCCCGCACCCCAAACTCATCCGCCACCGCATTCGGCGGACGATTAGGCTTCGTCCGATCCGGCAACGTATTCACAAAAATCGGATCAGCAGACTCCTTCTGCGCATCCGGACTATTCTTCGTCTGAGTTTCCAAATCCTGCCAGTTATCAACAATGATCATGTTCTTATTCACCAACCGCACCGTGCCCGCACTCACATCATTGAGCACCACAATGTCCCGGTTTTGCCGGAAAGCAAACAACGCCCCCGCAGCAGCCTTCGGCACATCAACAAGCCGGTTATCCCCACCATCGCAATACCGCACATACTTACTCGCACCAGACCACGCCATATGCACACAACCCGACTGCTGCACCGGAGCCGGCGGCGTACCAGAACCCTTCAAATCAAAACTACGCGACGCCGAACCATCCAACGGCTGCTCAACCAACCCCTTAGACGTAACCAATCGCCACAAAAGAACTACCCGCGCTGTACTGCTGCAACTGGGCACCACGAGCCTGATCAACATCAACAATCTTGTTACCGGGCAAATAAAGCTTCGATGCACTCGGATCAAAAATAACAACCTGATCACCCACCACAGTGATCTGCAACTTCGCCTCCGTACCAAGCCCCTCAATCTTCGACTCTTTCTTACCCGTCACCGTGCCCGCTGCATCGAGTGAAATGCTGGTTAAGATGCCGGTTTGACCATCGGCAACGTAGATAGTGTCATCCAGCCCAACCGAAGCTACTGGATTTGCCAGGTTTTCCAGCAACGGTTTGCTGCTTTTGTCATCGAATGAGCCGGCGTTTCCCGCGGTAACCGCCCAGACACTCTTCTTCGCTTTATCCACCAAAGCCAAAACTCCGGAGCCGAGCGATATTTGCTTATTGCCGCCAAGTTTGGTGTCCGGCAACAGCGACATTTGCGGAACATCAACGCCAGCAAGCAACGAACCAGAATCATTATCCATAAAAACATTGCTCGCCTGCTGCAAAACATCAAAACCAGCCGACGTCGCCGTAAAACCACCATCAAGAGTCTTCGACTGATAATTCAAATGACCAACCAGATTCTTACTCCGATTAGTCACCCAAATACCACCATCATTAAGATTCACATCGGCAGTAGTGAACCCCGGATAGATCACCGCGCTAGTCACCAGGACTGTACCAGCAATCACCATGCCACCTGCGGCGAAAAACCGCGATCGGTTCCTCAGTTTTTTCGCAAAATTAACCAAAGCCATTTACAGCCAAACCTTCATGAAGCAATCGACACCCGAGTCCCCCAGCAAACATGAATTTGCCAATACTCTGGAATAACCAGCTTATCCAGTTTGCACTGCATGATCGATTAATACAACGGGGACTTCTCCCCATCCAGACCAGGTTTGAACCCTTAGTCCAAGACCAGCCCGCTGCCGCGACCTCGACTCAATAAGATCGGTTCAACGTCGCCAAAACCACGCACGTTCTGGCTCGGAAGCGGGGTGAAGATAAACCGTTCGTCTTTTTTCAAAGCCGCCATTGTCACACCGTCAACCAGAACCGTCCCCGGCTCGGCCAAGGCGGTAAGCCGGGCAGCGAGATTAACGGTCGGACCATAAATATCGCCCAGACGGGACAGAATTCTGCCCCACACCATGGAAACTCGGGCCTGCGGCAGCACTTCGTCTTCGGTGAATGCCTGCGCGAGCGCCAGCGAAATTTCGGCACCAGCAACCGGTGTCTCAGCGGTGTAGAGGACTTCATCGCCGATCGTCTTGATCAGCCTGCCGCCGCCAACCGAAATGATCTCAGCGCACTTGTTTTCAAAACGCTGCACCAACTGCGCCAAGGTTTTCTCATTCATCCGGCGCGACAGCGAGGTGTAACTAACTAAGTCAGCAAACCCTACCGCGCGGGCCAACGGCAACGGTGCGTCGTCCTCGTCGCCGTCGCGCCCTGCTTCGCTAGCTTCCAAACCAGATTGCGCACGCACCGCCATTCGCTGCACACCGGCTGCGAATTGCCTACGCCAGGCATACGTCAGCATTTCTTGGAGCGGCTCAACCAACTCCGGTAACGCCGTCACCAATTCCTGCCGTGCCTGCGCATCAGTCAAGCCGCGTTGGGCGACCATATCCTCAATCATCGCTTCGACTTGCCACACCACAATCCGGTCAGTCATCTGGCCCACTGATCGGCTCAGCGATATTGCCGCATCTTCAGTCAGCTTGCCAGCCCGAACCAGGTCAATAATGTTGCTGAGCGCGCGCTCATCGCTTGGCGTGAAGGCCTTGTCATCGTCGCCAAGATTAGGGAAGCCCAATGCGCGCCAAATTTTCCGCGCGGAAAGCAACGAAACTCCCGCAGCAGCTGCCACTTCACGACGTCGCAGACTCCGCTCGCCGCCAAGTAACTGCGCCTCCAAAGCGCGCACATCTCGACGCAGTGCACTAGGAAGCGAGATGTCAGCAGGAGTTTGTTCAGCCAAGCTGGGCGGCGCAAGTTCTTCGACGAACTCTTCATCACCAATTGCTGTCTCGTCCACGCTCCCCCTCTCCGGCAAGTTGCACTGGGCTCATCTGGCCCGGTTCCCATGGCATATGTTCTTCGCCTAGTAACGCCGAGTGCGGTAGTTCCTCAATCGCGTCAAGAGTCAAGTTTTTGAACTTAATCACTTCGGGAACCTCACGAACCACCACCGACTCGCCGACCCCCGAAATCAAGGTTATATTCCCGCACCGCCGCATTCGCTGTGCAACACCTTGGCTCACGTTGAAGGTAAGCAAGGAGAAAAGCGGAATATCCGTTTGTCCACGCGTGAGCGCTCCTTTTCGGATCACAATGCGCCTGCTGGTCAAGATATAGGAGGTAGCAAACCACTTCAGGTAGCGGCGCAACGAAAAAAAGAGCAGCACCACAATCGTCAACGCCACAGCAACGAACTGACTCGCCGCGCGCCATGAGTCCCACTGTGGGCCCCAATAAGCTCGGCTTAACCAAGCCAACCCAATGCCGAGTGCGGTTGGCAACAAGATTGCGATGATCGCGGGAAGGGCCAGCTTTCGGGCGTGCGGTCGGGTGATGACGATGACTTGCTCCCCTGGTACCAGCCACTTACGCATAACCGATGCCTTGCCCATCCGCTCGGCGCAAGTGCACGACGTCGGCCGCGGAGATCGTGGTAGTACTGCCGGCCGCGTCGGTCACTAATAGCGCGCCCTGAGCATCAATTCCGCTGGCTCGACCATACGAATAAACTCCGCCGGGCAATTCCGCCCGGACTTGTTGGCCAAAGGTGATCAGAAGATCGGTGACCTCTTGACGCAAACTGGGAATTCCTTCGCCCGAGCTACGCACCGGTAGTTGTGCCAATTGAAGCCGTTGATAAAGCTCGTTGAGCCTGCGCAGATAGTCTTCCAACAAGTGGTTGCGATCAATCGAGGTGCCACCGGCAACCAATACTGAGCTGGAAGTTTCAGTGGGCAATTCCTCAGTTGATTGCGAGACGTTAATTCCGGTACCCAGCACGACTACTGGCGATTTGCCGGGTAAAGCTACCAGCTGAGCCAAGGTTCCACAGACCTTTTTGGCTTCGCCATCAGCGCCTCGAACCAAAACATCGTTTGGCCATTTGATACCTGCTTCGACGCCGACGTTGCGCAAGGTCTGACATACCGCGACTGCGCTCATCATCGATAACCAGCCGAACGTCTCCACAGCGAGGTTTTGCGGTCTAAGCAGCACACTAATTGCCAACGCCGACCCCTGAGGCGCCTGCCAATTTCTTTCTAAGCGTCCTTTGCCAGCAGTTTGAACTTCCGCCGTGAGCACACTGAAGTCCGGCCATTCTGCTTCATGTCGAGTGACAACAGCTGCCAACTCAGTGTTTGTTGAGGCGAGCGCCTCCGACCAGTCAAGCCTCGAAACCGGTCCAGCTGGCGCCAATAATCGCGAACGCAAGTCGCCTATATTTAGGGCGAGACGCGACTCCTCGATTGAATGACTCATGCTTCGATCTTATCCGGGCGAAGCTACTCAGCAGCCGATGCGGAGCTGAGCGAAAGCGCGTTTCTGACGGGTAACTTGCCATGATGTTCTCGGGATATTTGTAGGTTTCCTACATCTTCAAGGAATCCGCGACTAGCTAAACTAGGCTGAGGTTTAGAGGAAATATCCAAATATCATCAGTAACCTGATGTTGGACGAGGAACCGGAGCAACAATGAGCCATGACCTGACCACCACCGCGGGAAAGATTGCAGATTTCCGCGATCGGATTGCTCAGGCGGCCCAGCCTTCGGGACCGGAAGCAATCGAAAAGCAACATGCACGCGGCAAAAACACCGCCCGAGAGCGCATTGCCTTACTTCTAGACGAAGGTAGTTTCGTCGAATTCGACGCGCTGGCAGTGCATCGCTCAACAGCATTCGGCATGGAAAAGAAGAAGCCGCTTGGTGATGGCTTAGTTTCTGGCTATGGGACTGTGGATGGCAGAACGGTAGCCGTTTACAGTCAAGACTTCTCGGTTTACGGCGGATCGCTCAGCCAAGTCAACGGCGAAAAAATCTTCAAAGTACAAGAGTTTGCGTTACGAAATGGCTGCCCGGTGGTCGGCATCCTCGACGGCGGCGGCGCACGAATTCAGGAAGGCGTAGCGTCCTTGGCAATGTTCGCGGACATTTTCCGCAACAACGTGCACGCATCCGGTGTAGTACCGCAGATTTCAATCATCATGGGACCCTCTGCTGGCGGCGCAGCGTATTCGCCCGCCCTTACTGACTACGTGGTGATGGTAGATAAGACCTCGCATATGTTCATCACTGGGCCTGATGTCATTAAGACTGTCACTGGTGAAGACGTCGATATGGAAACGCTTGGCGGCGCGCGTCAACATAACGTCACCACCGGAACCTCCACCTATCTGGCCGCCGATGAAGTTGATGCCATTGAATTTGTCCGCGAGCTCTTGGACTTCCTGCCATCCAATAACCTCTCGGAAGCGCCGCCGACCGAACACGATCAAGAGCTGGAAATCAGTTCGGACGATCTAGCTTTGGATACGTTAATCCCTGATTCCGCGAACCAGCCGTACGATATGCGCGCCGTGATTGAAAACATCATCGACGACGGTCATTTTCTGGAAATGCAGGCACTTTACGCGCCAAACGTCATCATCGGCTACGGCCGGGTTGAAGGCCATACAGTGGGCATCGTTGCGAATCAGCCGATGCAATTTGCCGGCACGCTAGATATCAACGCTTCGGAAAAAGCTGCCCGCTTTGTGCGGCACTGTGATGCCTTTAACATCCCGATTCTGACCTTGGTCGACGTCCCTGGCTTCTTGCCCGGTAAAGATCAAGAATTCCAAGGCATTATTCGCCGTGGTGCAAAACTTCTCTATGCCTATGCGGAGGCTACCGTGCCGAAGCTGACGGTCATTACTCGCAAAGCTTACGGTGGTGCTTACATCGTGATGGGGTCCAAGAAGCTGGGTGCGGATCTCAATTTAGCCTGGCCGTCAGCGCAAATTGGCGTCATGGGTGCGCAGGGTGCTGTCAATATTCTCTACCGTCGTGAACTGGCAGCGGCCCAAGACACTGAAGCCTTACGTGCAGACCTCATTCAGCAATACGAAGAAGAACTGTTGAACCCTTACCAAGCCACGCAGCTTGGCTACGTTGATGCGGTGGTTAGCCCATCAGAAACCCGCTCGCAAATCATCAGAGGTCTGCGCGCTTTCCGTGACAAGCGCTCCAGTTTGCCGGCCAAAAAACACGGGAACATCCCGCTATGACCGAACTCATCGAAGAGGCTTTCGCCTCTGAACTAACTGCCCAGCTGCCGCTCTTTCAGGTAACCAAAGAGAACCCGAACGCAGAAGACCTCGCGGCCTTGACCGCCGTCGTACTGGCGCTGGCTTCAGCAGAATCCGGTGCGGAAGCAGCTGATTCAGTGGAGCACGGCCGCGCCTGGATTCGTCGTGAACGATTGCGGCTGGCTCCTACGCCAGGACCGGGCGCTTGGCGACGCAGCGCTTGGCGCTGACTATCTCAAAAGCCGGGGGCGGATTAGGCTCTCTATGTGACTGAGAACACCAAACCAACTCGTACCCCGTCAGCCATCGATGCAGCTGCAGAAAAATATAGCCTGCAGCTCTTCGATCTAAACCCGGAACTAGCCACCATGCTTGGCGTTTCCGGATACGAAACTGAATACCACGATCACTCTCCCGCTGGGCTTGCCAGTTTGAACGATCTTGCCGTGCAGACCCTTGCGGCCCTGGACTCCTTAGAAGCCACCGACGACGTCGACCAGGTCACCCTGGGCGCGATGCGCGAACGGATCGGCCTGGAAATTGAGACCTATAACTCGGGCTGGACGCTAGCCTCGCTCAACAACATCGCTTCACCGGCGCAAGAAATCCGCGCCATCTTCGACTTGATGCCAACCGATACCGACGAACAGTGGGGGCACATTGCAGGCCGTTTGGCTAACGTGCCGAAGGCCATCGACGGATACATCGAAAGCCTTGCCGCCGCAAAAGAAGCTGGCAAAGTAGCGGCAATTCGCCAAGTCAAAACCGTGGTTGAGCAGGTCACCCGTTATGCCGAAGATGGCGGTTTCTTCGATAAATTGGTTGCGGGGGCAAGCGATGACGGCGACCTGCGTGGCAAATTGCACCAGGGTGCGGAAAAGGCGAAGGCGGCGTATCGCGACCTAGTGAATTTCCTCAACGATGAGCTGTTGCCAGTTGCGCCAGAAAAAGACGCAGTGGGGCGCGAGCGTTATGCCTTGGCCTCGCGCGACTTCCTGGGCGCAACCGTTGATCTCGAAGACACCTACCGTTGGGGTGTCGAGGAACTCGCTCGAATCATTGCTGAGCAGAAAGCCGTTGCTGAGCTGATCAAGCCCGGCGCCAGCATCGAAGAAGCCAAGCAAGTCCTCAATAATGATCCGGCCCGTCAGTTACACGGCACCTATGCCTTGCAATCCTGGATGCAGGGCTTATCAGATACCGCGGTCAAAGAACTTGCTGGCGTGCATTTCGACATTCCAGACATCATGAAGAAGCTCGAATGCATGATTGCACCAACTCAAGATGGCGGCGTTTACTACACCCCACCGACTGATGATTTCTCCCGTCCGGGCCGGATGTGGTGGTCAGTTCCTGAAGGCGAGGACTCCTTTACTACTTGGGGCGAAGTCAGCACGGTCTATCACGAGGGCGTGCCGGGGCACCACTTGCAGTGCGCAACCGCTGCCTACCAGAGCGGCCTGTTGAACACTTGGCGGCGCAATATGTGTTGGGTCTCCGGCCACGGCGAAGGCTGGGCACTCTACGCTGAGCGGCTGATGGACGAACTGGGATATCTCTCTGATCCCGGCGACAAAATGGGCATGCTAGATGGGCAGCGCATGCGCGCCGCGCGCGTCGTTTTTGACATCGGCCTGCACCTAGAACTTGAAGTCCCGGAACAGTGGGGCTCCGGAGTTTGGACTGCCGAATCTGGCTTGGAATTCTTGCGAAAGAACTTGGACATGTCCGATGGCCAGCTAAATTTCGAGTACTTGCGCTACCTAGGCTGGCCGGGCCAGGCGCCGTCCTACAAGGTTGGCCAGCGCATCTGGGAAGAGATTCGGGCTGAGCGCGAAAATCGTGAGGGCGAAGCGTTCGACGTTAAATCCTTCCACACCGAGGCGCTAAACCTCGGTGGTTTGCCACTAGACGTGCTCAAGACCGCACTGCTGGGCTAGCCCCCTTCACCACGATCCGTCGAGTGTCGACTTGTGGTCGGTTTGCGACGCGCAAACCGACCACAAGTCGACACTCGACGGAAACCAAGCGGACAGCCAGTAGCCTGGCCCGATGGCCCAATTGCCCTCATCTCCGATCTGCGCGGCAACGTTACGGCGTTCAAAGCAGCGCTAGCGGACATCGCGTCGCGCGATATCGACGCGATCTACAATCTTGGCGACGTGGTGGGCAAGGGACCGCGAGGTTCCGAATGTGTTCGGCTGAGCAAAGCTCATTGCGAAGTTACCGTGCGCGGAAACTGGGACGAATTCTTAGCGCAAGAATCTGAGCCAAATCGCGATGAAGCTGGCTGGTGGTGGCACCATGAGCTTACGGATGCCGACCTTGATTGGTTGCGAACGCTGCCGCTGGTGCACACCATTGAGCTGAGCGGTCGCGTCATTCGGCTGGTGCACGCCTCGGCAGAAAGTCCACACGTTCGCATCCAGCTGGCGCATACGCAACAACAGTTCGAGGACATGTTCGCCAGCACTGAAATGACTGGGGACAGCCCCACGCCGAGCATCGTCTGTTGCGGCGATATTCACGATGCTTATCTGAAAGTCCACGAAGGCCGAACCCTTGCCAACGTTGGCAGCACCGGAAATCCACTCGATGAGCCCACTGCTTCGTACCTGATCTTAGAAGGCACCCTTAATGGCTCAGTACGAGATGGCTTCTCGATGCAATTTGTTCGCGTCCCTTATGACCTCGAAGCAGAGATCGCGGTTGCTCAGGAGCTAGGCATGCCCGAGCTTCAGGCCTATGCCATTGAACTCCGCACCACGGTACACCGTGGGTTGCACGCCAGATTGGGTCTCGTCTAAGCGTTCCAAGCTCGTCGAGTGTCGACTTGTGGTCGGATTTCGCGCCGCAAACCGACCACAAGTCGACACTCGACGGGTTGTGGTGATTCGACGGGCTTGCTTGGTTCGACGGGTGAATTCACTGAACAACACAGCGATTTCAAGGCCAATATTGCTGTTGAATCTGGGGACTGCTGAGATAGGCTAACTCCGAGGTTTTCCGAAATAAAGGGGCAAAAATGATCATCGTCACCAGTAACGACGTTCCGGGTTACAAGATCGACGCGATTTTCGGTGAGGTAATGGGATTGACCGTTCGCGCCCGGAATATTGGCGCGAATATCACGGCGGGCTTTCGCTCGCTTGGTGGCGGCGAGTTGCCGGAAATGACCAAAGCACTTTACGAAAGCCGCCACGAGGTGATGAACCGGATGGTCAACGAAGCGCAGCAAAAGGGCGCCAACGCAATCATCGCGATGCGCTTTGACACTTCTGAAATGGGCCAGACCTGGACCGAAGTGTGCGCCTACGGTACTGCCGCATTCGTCATTCCGCTCGCTGAAGGTGAGCCCGGCGCCACGGGTCAATCTGCCTATCTAGTAGCCAATCCACAGGTTCCCCAGCAACCACAGACCCAGCAAATGCCGCAAAACGTCCAGCAAGCCTGGTGACCGCCCGACTGGTTCTGGCCTCGGCGTCACCGGCTCGAACTACGCTGCTGAAGCAAGCCGGGATCCAGCACACCGTGTTGGTCTCGTCGGTCGATGAAGATGCGGCAACAGCGGCAGCCGGTCAGCCGACGCCGGCAGAAACGGCGCTGCTGTTAGCCCGGGCAAAAGCTGAAGCCGTTGCCGAGTTGCCCGAAACGGCAGCTGCCTTAGTCCTGGGCTGCGACTCGGTCTTCGAGTTCGACGGCGAAGCGTACGGAAAGCCGCACCTCGCCGACGTCGCAAAGCAACGGATCTCAGCCATGAGCGGACGCTCCGGCGTCCTACACACCGGCCATTGGCTCGTCGACAATCGATCCAAGAGAGAAGCACCGGGAGAGGGAACTGGACAGGGCGCGCTGGCGTCAGCAACCGTGCACTTCGCGACCATGACTTCCGCTGAAATTGACGCCTATGTTGCCACCGGCGAACCCTTGGAAGTTGCGGGTTCATTTACCATCGACAGCTTGGGCGGGGCTTTTATCACCAGGGTGGATGGTGACCCGCACGCCGTGGTTGGTTTATCAGTTTCGACCTTGCGCGAGTTGTTGATCAACAGTGGCGTGAGCATCACCGAGCTGTGGGCCGTCTAGTAACATTTCAGCAAAACACCAACCTTTTGTAGAAAGTCTACAAAATCGGCTGGCAATACACGCAGAAATGCCATGTCTCTTGGGCGAAATCCTCCCAAAACCGCTAGGCTCCACAGTGAGAAGAAGGAGTCTTTGTGCCCACCATCACCAAGGTACTGATCGCTAATCGCGGCGAAATCGCCGTCCGCGTCATTCGCGCTGCTCGCGACGAAGGCATTGCCTCCGTGGCTGTTTACGCTGAGCCAGATAGGGACGCCCTGCACGTGCGTTTGGCTGACGAAGCCTGGGCATTAGGCGGCCAGAATGCGGCCGAGTCGTACTTAGCCATGGACAAGCTATTAGAGGTCGCTGCGCAAAGCGGGGCCGACGCGGTTCACCCCGGCTACGGCTTCCTTTCCGAAAACGCCGAGTTTGCCCAGCGGGTTATGGACGCCGGATTGACCTGGATCGGCCCCTCACCGGACGCTATTTCGCAGCTGGGCGATAAAGTGCAGGCTCGGCACATCGCTGAACGCGTTGGCGCTCCCCTGGTTCCAGGCACCAAAGATCCCGTGCAAAACACCCAAGAAGTTTTGGACTTCGCGGACGAATTTGGCCTTCCGCTAGCTATCAAGGCTGCTTATGGTGGCGGCGGACGCGGCATCAAAGTGGTGCGAGACCGCTCAGATATCGCCGAGGCTTACGAGTCCGCAGTGCGTGAAGCAGTCGCCGCCTTTGGCCGGGGCGAATGCTTCGTCGAGCGCTTCCTCGATTCACCCCGACACGTAGAGACTCAGTGCCTCGCCGATGCGCACGGCAATGTTGTGGTGGTTTCTACCCGCGATTGCTCGCTGCAACGACGCAACCAAAAGCTCGTCGAAGAAGCGCCCGCGCCGTTCTTGAGCGCCGAGCAAAACACCAGACTTTATGAAGCGTCAAAAGCCATTTTGCAAGAGGCTCGCTACCAAGGCGCAGGAACGTGCGAGTTCTTGGTTGGCCAAGACGGAGTCATCTCCTTCCTCGAAGTAAATACCCGGTTACAGGTC from Renibacterium salmoninarum ATCC 33209 includes:
- a CDS encoding Ig-like domain-containing protein, which gives rise to MVEQPLDGSASRSFDLKGSGTPPAPVQQSGCVHMAWSGASKYVRYCDGGDNRLVDVPKAAAGALFAFRQNRDIVVLNDVSAGTVRLVNKNMIIVDNWQDLETQTKNSPDAQKESADPIFVNTLPDRTKPNRPPNAVADEFGVRAGRTTLSPVLFNDSDPDGDVLTVVPPSEQPAIGQLQTVYGGTGLQLSVPAGTTIGSAQFAYTADDGRNGSASAPVAIRVVPDSENNPPKQLRETTLVVEQGKSISQNILTDWRDPDGDDIYLSSAVSDDNSAQIKTTPDGQLVYADNSEAPGQKTLTVQVSDGRAVTSKQIKIVIKPVGSVPPIANADYFRAVVGQEISIAPLKNDVDPSGQELRLAQVERTNTAEMSDIQDSSFFTFKSNSAGAVYLTYQVSNGPQSSTGLIRIEVAQSQEQSPPIAVKDVAQLPAGGSTLVDVLGKDTDPSGGVLVVKSVSVPNGAAVTATVLEHNVVKIVDQPGIISPVEINYTVANAYGTSVG
- a CDS encoding adenylate/guanylate cyclase domain-containing protein, with amino-acid sequence MAEQTPADISLPSALRRDVRALEAQLLGGERSLRRREVAAAAGVSLLSARKIWRALGFPNLGDDDKAFTPSDERALSNIIDLVRAGKLTEDAAISLSRSVGQMTDRIVVWQVEAMIEDMVAQRGLTDAQARQELVTALPELVEPLQEMLTYAWRRQFAAGVQRMAVRAQSGLEASEAGRDGDEDDAPLPLARAVGFADLVSYTSLSRRMNEKTLAQLVQRFENKCAEIISVGGGRLIKTIGDEVLYTAETPVAGAEISLALAQAFTEDEVLPQARVSMVWGRILSRLGDIYGPTVNLAARLTALAEPGTVLVDGVTMAALKKDERFIFTPLPSQNVRGFGDVEPILLSRGRGSGLVLD
- a CDS encoding PH domain-containing protein produces the protein MRKWLVPGEQVIVITRPHARKLALPAIIAILLPTALGIGLAWLSRAYWGPQWDSWRAASQFVAVALTIVVLLFFSLRRYLKWFATSYILTSRRIVIRKGALTRGQTDIPLFSLLTFNVSQGVAQRMRRCGNITLISGVGESVVVREVPEVIKFKNLTLDAIEELPHSALLGEEHMPWEPGQMSPVQLAGEGERGRDSNW
- a CDS encoding biotin--[acetyl-CoA-carboxylase] ligase, translated to MSHSIEESRLALNIGDLRSRLLAPAGPVSRLDWSEALASTNTELAAVVTRHEAEWPDFSVLTAEVQTAGKGRLERNWQAPQGSALAISVLLRPQNLAVETFGWLSMMSAVAVCQTLRNVGVEAGIKWPNDVLVRGADGEAKKVCGTLAQLVALPGKSPVVVLGTGINVSQSTEELPTETSSSVLVAGGTSIDRNHLLEDYLRRLNELYQRLQLAQLPVRSSGEGIPSLRQEVTDLLITFGQQVRAELPGGVYSYGRASGIDAQGALLVTDAAGSTTTISAADVVHLRRADGQGIGYA
- a CDS encoding acyl-CoA carboxylase subunit beta, coding for MSHDLTTTAGKIADFRDRIAQAAQPSGPEAIEKQHARGKNTARERIALLLDEGSFVEFDALAVHRSTAFGMEKKKPLGDGLVSGYGTVDGRTVAVYSQDFSVYGGSLSQVNGEKIFKVQEFALRNGCPVVGILDGGGARIQEGVASLAMFADIFRNNVHASGVVPQISIIMGPSAGGAAYSPALTDYVVMVDKTSHMFITGPDVIKTVTGEDVDMETLGGARQHNVTTGTSTYLAADEVDAIEFVRELLDFLPSNNLSEAPPTEHDQELEISSDDLALDTLIPDSANQPYDMRAVIENIIDDGHFLEMQALYAPNVIIGYGRVEGHTVGIVANQPMQFAGTLDINASEKAARFVRHCDAFNIPILTLVDVPGFLPGKDQEFQGIIRRGAKLLYAYAEATVPKLTVITRKAYGGAYIVMGSKKLGADLNLAWPSAQIGVMGAQGAVNILYRRELAAAQDTEALRADLIQQYEEELLNPYQATQLGYVDAVVSPSETRSQIIRGLRAFRDKRSSLPAKKHGNIPL
- a CDS encoding acyl-CoA carboxylase subunit epsilon, producing the protein MTELIEEAFASELTAQLPLFQVTKENPNAEDLAALTAVVLALASAESGAEAADSVEHGRAWIRRERLRLAPTPGPGAWRRSAWR
- a CDS encoding DUF885 domain-containing protein, giving the protein MTENTKPTRTPSAIDAAAEKYSLQLFDLNPELATMLGVSGYETEYHDHSPAGLASLNDLAVQTLAALDSLEATDDVDQVTLGAMRERIGLEIETYNSGWTLASLNNIASPAQEIRAIFDLMPTDTDEQWGHIAGRLANVPKAIDGYIESLAAAKEAGKVAAIRQVKTVVEQVTRYAEDGGFFDKLVAGASDDGDLRGKLHQGAEKAKAAYRDLVNFLNDELLPVAPEKDAVGRERYALASRDFLGATVDLEDTYRWGVEELARIIAEQKAVAELIKPGASIEEAKQVLNNDPARQLHGTYALQSWMQGLSDTAVKELAGVHFDIPDIMKKLECMIAPTQDGGVYYTPPTDDFSRPGRMWWSVPEGEDSFTTWGEVSTVYHEGVPGHHLQCATAAYQSGLLNTWRRNMCWVSGHGEGWALYAERLMDELGYLSDPGDKMGMLDGQRMRAARVVFDIGLHLELEVPEQWGSGVWTAESGLEFLRKNLDMSDGQLNFEYLRYLGWPGQAPSYKVGQRIWEEIRAERENREGEAFDVKSFHTEALNLGGLPLDVLKTALLG
- a CDS encoding metallophosphoesterase family protein; amino-acid sequence: MVGLRRANRPQVDTRRKPSGQPVAWPDGPIALISDLRGNVTAFKAALADIASRDIDAIYNLGDVVGKGPRGSECVRLSKAHCEVTVRGNWDEFLAQESEPNRDEAGWWWHHELTDADLDWLRTLPLVHTIELSGRVIRLVHASAESPHVRIQLAHTQQQFEDMFASTEMTGDSPTPSIVCCGDIHDAYLKVHEGRTLANVGSTGNPLDEPTASYLILEGTLNGSVRDGFSMQFVRVPYDLEAEIAVAQELGMPELQAYAIELRTTVHRGLHARLGLV
- a CDS encoding YbjQ family protein, whose amino-acid sequence is MIIVTSNDVPGYKIDAIFGEVMGLTVRARNIGANITAGFRSLGGGELPEMTKALYESRHEVMNRMVNEAQQKGANAIIAMRFDTSEMGQTWTEVCAYGTAAFVIPLAEGEPGATGQSAYLVANPQVPQQPQTQQMPQNVQQAW